The Desulfoscipio gibsoniae DSM 7213 genome contains a region encoding:
- a CDS encoding pyridine nucleotide-disulfide oxidoreductase/dicluster-binding protein, producing MDQKRIIEFEEKCTQEHPPACMTACPVHVDVRSFVAEIKAGNFDQAWQIFSKTVRFPGIIGRVCDHPCQAACKRQEAGDAISIAALEKACVEMNSAPPVKLTISSKKDKRVAVVGGGLSGLGAAVDLAGKGYSIVIFEATDRLGGRLWEIPAEVLPRQIIQEDTAVLDSLDVEIQFNTTVGQTLSIMDLCREFDAVYLGSGKIALDIPGLNLNREGLIIVDPVTLATGLDGVFAGGGLLRGSGYSPIGSLSDGRRAAISIDRYLQQVSLTAARENEGPYRTRLFTGTKGAKPLPAVVPANLALGYTREEAIMEAGRCLVCQCLECVKACPYLDHFKAYPKKYVRQISHNLKMIMGLHEANTLINSCSLCGLCQEVCPESFNMADLCREARSEMFKKGKMPPSTHDFPIRDMDFSNSELCMLTRHQPGYESSSHIFFPGCQLSASKPDHVIKAYADLTERVTGGVGLMLRCCGAPAEWSGRTELFQTGLHEIKNQWQEMGRPGLILACSTCYQMFKKYLPEIDIVSLWELYDQIGLPEIAVSQKPGLVAVQDACTTRHEKHVHQSVRNILQKLGIEIEELPTSRETTECCGYGGLMSFANRKLADDTIRRRIDESPADYVAYCAMCRDNFAAKGKKTYHLLDLIYGEADMISAAKRGPGYSQRRENKARLKNTMLKEVWGDKLAVEQSSYEAINLIIPDEVSEIMEDRLILKEDVQKVIEHAEGTGQKLLNRNNGHVMACHRPVSVTYWVEYTRQEDGFVVHNVYSHRMKVEGNS from the coding sequence ATGGATCAAAAACGGATAATTGAATTTGAAGAAAAATGTACCCAGGAGCACCCCCCGGCTTGTATGACAGCCTGTCCCGTTCATGTGGATGTAAGAAGTTTTGTGGCGGAAATAAAGGCTGGAAATTTTGATCAGGCATGGCAGATTTTCAGTAAAACCGTTCGTTTTCCCGGGATTATTGGTCGTGTCTGCGACCATCCCTGTCAGGCTGCCTGCAAGCGGCAGGAGGCAGGAGACGCCATCTCCATAGCTGCTTTGGAGAAAGCCTGCGTTGAAATGAATTCCGCCCCGCCAGTTAAGCTTACCATATCCTCAAAAAAAGATAAGCGGGTGGCGGTGGTTGGCGGAGGGCTGAGCGGTTTGGGGGCAGCCGTTGACCTGGCCGGAAAGGGCTACAGTATAGTGATTTTCGAGGCCACTGATCGTTTAGGAGGCAGACTGTGGGAAATACCGGCGGAGGTTTTACCGCGGCAGATTATTCAGGAAGATACCGCTGTACTGGATTCCCTTGATGTAGAAATTCAGTTTAACACCACAGTGGGGCAAACACTTTCCATTATGGATTTGTGCCGCGAATTTGATGCAGTTTATCTGGGCTCCGGGAAGATTGCCTTGGACATTCCCGGCTTGAATTTAAACCGGGAGGGGCTGATTATTGTTGACCCGGTTACCCTGGCCACCGGACTGGATGGAGTTTTTGCCGGGGGCGGCCTGCTGCGCGGGTCCGGGTATTCGCCCATTGGTTCCCTTTCCGACGGCAGACGGGCCGCCATATCCATTGACCGTTACCTTCAGCAGGTGTCACTGACCGCTGCCCGTGAAAATGAGGGGCCTTACCGGACCAGACTTTTTACCGGCACCAAGGGGGCTAAGCCGCTTCCTGCTGTTGTACCGGCCAATCTTGCCCTGGGATACACCCGGGAGGAAGCTATCATGGAAGCCGGGCGCTGCCTTGTGTGCCAGTGTTTGGAGTGCGTGAAAGCCTGCCCCTACCTGGACCATTTTAAAGCTTATCCTAAAAAGTATGTTCGCCAAATTAGCCATAACCTTAAAATGATCATGGGGCTGCACGAAGCCAACACTTTAATAAATTCCTGCAGCCTGTGCGGCCTTTGCCAGGAGGTTTGCCCGGAAAGTTTTAACATGGCGGACCTGTGCCGGGAAGCCCGAAGTGAGATGTTTAAAAAAGGGAAAATGCCGCCTTCCACCCATGATTTTCCCATCCGAGACATGGATTTCAGCAATAGTGAGCTATGTATGCTGACCCGCCACCAACCGGGTTACGAGTCAAGCAGCCACATCTTTTTCCCGGGATGCCAGTTAAGCGCTTCCAAGCCTGACCATGTGATCAAGGCTTATGCTGATTTGACGGAGCGGGTTACCGGAGGGGTTGGCCTGATGTTGCGCTGTTGCGGCGCCCCGGCGGAATGGTCCGGGCGAACCGAGCTGTTTCAGACGGGGCTGCACGAAATAAAGAATCAGTGGCAGGAAATGGGGAGACCGGGCCTGATTTTGGCCTGTTCCACATGCTATCAGATGTTTAAGAAGTACTTACCCGAGATTGATATTGTATCTCTATGGGAATTATATGACCAAATTGGCCTGCCGGAGATTGCTGTGTCGCAAAAGCCGGGGTTGGTGGCTGTGCAGGACGCTTGTACTACCAGGCATGAAAAACATGTCCACCAAAGCGTCAGAAATATATTACAAAAGCTCGGTATCGAAATTGAAGAATTACCGACCAGTCGCGAAACAACGGAATGCTGTGGATACGGAGGTTTGATGTCGTTTGCCAACCGAAAACTGGCGGATGATACCATCAGGCGGCGTATCGACGAAAGCCCTGCCGATTATGTGGCCTACTGCGCCATGTGCCGGGATAATTTTGCAGCTAAGGGTAAAAAGACATACCACCTCCTGGATTTGATTTATGGTGAGGCAGACATGATCTCGGCAGCGAAACGAGGGCCGGGCTATTCACAGAGGCGTGAAAACAAAGCCAGGCTTAAAAATACAATGCTCAAGGAAGTTTGGGGGGATAAGTTGGCGGTGGAGCAAAGCTCGTATGAAGCAATCAATTTGATTATTCCCGACGAAGTGAGCGAAATCATGGAGGATCGCCTGATCTTGAAGGAAGATGTTCAGAAAGTGATAGAACATGCCGAAGGGACGGGCCAAAAACTATTAAATCGCAATAACGGTCATGTTATGGCCTGTCACAGGCCGGTAAGCGTTACTTATTGGGTGGAGTATACCCGGCAGGAGGACGGGTTTGTTGTCCATAATGTTTACTCGCACCGGATGAAAGTAGAAGGTAATAGTTAA
- the trsS gene encoding radical SAM (seleno)protein TrsS gives MTDAGHVLSVTESLCPYCLSKIPARRVARGDEVFLEKDCPEHGSFSVPVWRGRPLFQSWVRPKIPADIKVPLTRVERGCPFDCGLCPDHRQHTCTAVLEVTGRCNLRCSFCFADSGEVTPDPDLETVRGWYQRLLDVGGPYNIQLSGGEPTMRDDLPELVSMGRDMGFGFIQLNTNGLRLSREPQFLEDLKQAGLASLFLQFDGTQEEIYRKLRGGDFLAAKLETIRLCGELGIGVILVPTVVPGVNDHNLGSIIDLALEWLPVVRGVHFQPVSYFGRYPQPPSDRMRITLPEVISNIEHQTAGRIKIENFRPPGCENALCSFHGNFILMPDGGLMATSRHDPARQASSCCCTPELAVDGSRKARKFVANHWSAIQLLPSRQAGSCKCGGVEQNEQPDSMDLFLERAKTHTFCISGMAFQDVWNIDLERVKDCCIHTVSPDGKLIPFCAYNLTDNQGRSIYRGR, from the coding sequence ATGACTGATGCAGGGCATGTTCTCTCGGTAACGGAAAGTCTTTGCCCTTATTGCCTGAGTAAAATCCCGGCCAGGCGGGTGGCGCGGGGAGATGAGGTGTTTTTGGAAAAGGACTGCCCGGAGCACGGGAGTTTTAGTGTACCGGTATGGCGTGGCCGGCCGCTTTTTCAGTCCTGGGTAAGACCGAAAATTCCGGCTGATATAAAAGTCCCTCTAACCCGGGTTGAGCGTGGTTGTCCCTTTGATTGCGGCCTTTGTCCCGACCACCGCCAGCATACCTGTACTGCGGTGCTGGAAGTAACCGGCCGCTGCAATTTGCGCTGCTCTTTTTGTTTTGCCGATTCCGGGGAGGTTACCCCGGACCCCGACCTGGAAACCGTCAGGGGCTGGTACCAGCGTCTCCTGGACGTTGGGGGGCCATATAATATCCAGCTTTCCGGCGGTGAGCCCACCATGCGGGATGATTTACCGGAACTGGTTTCCATGGGGCGGGACATGGGCTTTGGCTTTATTCAGCTCAACACCAATGGCCTGAGGTTGAGCCGTGAGCCGCAGTTTCTGGAAGATTTGAAACAGGCCGGGCTTGCCTCTTTATTTCTTCAGTTTGACGGGACGCAAGAGGAAATATATCGTAAACTGAGGGGCGGCGATTTTTTGGCCGCCAAGCTGGAAACAATTCGGCTGTGCGGGGAGTTGGGCATTGGAGTGATTCTGGTGCCTACCGTGGTTCCGGGTGTTAATGACCATAATCTTGGCAGTATCATCGACCTGGCCCTGGAATGGTTGCCGGTGGTGCGGGGGGTGCATTTCCAACCCGTTAGCTACTTCGGGCGTTATCCCCAGCCGCCGTCGGACCGGATGCGCATTACCCTGCCGGAAGTTATTAGTAATATTGAACATCAAACGGCCGGCCGGATTAAAATAGAAAATTTCCGTCCGCCGGGTTGTGAAAACGCCCTGTGCTCATTTCACGGCAACTTCATTTTAATGCCGGATGGAGGGCTAATGGCCACTAGCAGGCATGACCCCGCCCGGCAAGCGTCAAGTTGCTGCTGCACGCCGGAGCTGGCGGTTGATGGGTCAAGGAAAGCGAGGAAATTTGTAGCGAACCACTGGTCGGCAATTCAGCTATTGCCAAGCCGGCAAGCAGGCAGTTGTAAATGCGGTGGCGTTGAGCAAAATGAACAACCGGATAGTATGGATTTATTCTTGGAAAGGGCTAAAACCCATACTTTCTGCATTTCGGGCATGGCTTTTCAGGATGTGTGGAACATTGACCTGGAACGGGTTAAGGACTGCTGTATTCACACGGTTTCTCCCGACGGGAAGCTTATCCCTTTTTGTGCCTATAACCTTACGGATAATCAGGGCAGATCCATCTACAGGGGGCGGTAG
- a CDS encoding DVU_1555 family C-GCAxxG-C-C protein — MTNELMRMLELHRQGFNCSQILLALGLESRGEDNPGLIRSMTGLGGGLGFSGKTCGALTGGVCLLSLYAGRGTPEEKEHDEFLLMVDELVQWFEGEIGQAYGGINCGDILGEDLAEKIVSPRCSSIVIETYNKVKEIMLTHGVGLAGEKDD; from the coding sequence ATGACTAATGAACTAATGCGCATGCTGGAATTGCACCGCCAGGGGTTTAACTGCAGCCAGATACTGCTTGCCCTTGGCCTGGAAAGCCGGGGTGAAGATAATCCCGGCTTGATCCGGTCCATGACAGGCCTGGGCGGCGGGTTGGGGTTTTCCGGTAAAACTTGTGGCGCGCTTACCGGCGGCGTCTGCCTGCTGAGTTTGTACGCTGGCAGGGGAACGCCGGAGGAAAAGGAACACGATGAGTTTTTGCTGATGGTCGATGAGCTGGTGCAATGGTTTGAAGGGGAAATCGGCCAGGCTTATGGTGGAATTAACTGTGGGGATATCCTGGGCGAAGACCTGGCGGAAAAAATCGTTTCTCCCAGGTGCAGCAGTATTGTTATTGAAACCTACAACAAGGTTAAGGAAATTATGCTTACCCACGGGGTCGGCTTGGCTGGTGAAAAAGATGACTGA
- a CDS encoding DVU_1553 family AMP-dependent CoA ligase gives MISKTPLEQWIFNKITGRAGESGRLTPALIEDYQLMKLQETIALAREKSSFYRHALGCFPADKISSLKDLQSLPFTTANDISQNPLRFLCCSQDEIKRVVTLESSGTTGLPKRIFFTAADQELTKDYFHHGMTVIARPGDKVLILLPYERPGSVGDLFAESVRRMNIMPVPHGIIRDPEYTLKVMAAEQVDTLLGIPTQVLALACHEPPGESKFQVNIKNVILNTDHVPRAIVNWIKKRWPCRVFNHYAMTEMGLGGGLECAALAGYHMREADFIFEIVNPVTGEVLPEGAEGEVVFTTLTRRGMPLIRYRTGDLARFIPGPCPCGTVLRRMAPVKDRVKGRVPLAGGGLLSMSMLDDALFAVMGVLDFTATISSGSGVDHLAVKARLAGWAGEKITASIQKALLSIPVVAQNIKQGSLTLAPIEADRSGMLWKPSKRIIRDLRSPSSA, from the coding sequence TTGATTAGCAAAACACCTTTGGAACAGTGGATTTTCAATAAAATAACAGGTAGAGCCGGGGAGTCAGGGAGGCTGACCCCTGCTCTGATCGAAGACTATCAGCTGATGAAGTTACAGGAAACCATCGCTCTGGCCCGTGAAAAAAGCTCCTTTTATCGGCATGCTTTGGGCTGTTTCCCTGCGGATAAAATCAGTTCATTAAAAGATTTGCAAAGTCTCCCTTTTACAACGGCAAATGATATCAGCCAAAATCCATTGCGGTTTTTATGCTGTTCCCAGGATGAAATAAAGCGGGTGGTCACCCTGGAAAGCTCCGGCACTACGGGCTTGCCCAAAAGGATTTTTTTTACGGCTGCCGATCAGGAGCTGACGAAAGATTATTTTCACCATGGCATGACCGTTATTGCCCGGCCGGGTGATAAGGTGCTGATCCTGCTTCCCTATGAGCGGCCCGGAAGCGTTGGCGATTTGTTTGCGGAAAGCGTGCGGCGCATGAATATTATGCCCGTACCGCACGGCATTATAAGGGATCCCGAATACACCCTGAAAGTAATGGCTGCAGAACAGGTAGACACTTTGTTGGGGATACCGACCCAGGTGCTGGCATTGGCTTGTCATGAACCGCCGGGTGAAAGCAAATTCCAGGTTAATATCAAAAATGTAATACTGAATACCGACCATGTTCCCCGGGCCATCGTCAATTGGATTAAAAAGAGGTGGCCTTGCCGGGTGTTCAACCACTACGCCATGACCGAAATGGGACTGGGCGGTGGGTTGGAATGCGCAGCGCTGGCGGGCTATCATATGAGAGAGGCCGACTTCATATTTGAGATAGTTAACCCCGTAACCGGTGAAGTGCTGCCGGAAGGTGCAGAGGGTGAAGTTGTTTTCACCACCTTAACTCGCAGGGGCATGCCTCTGATCCGGTATCGTACCGGAGATCTTGCCCGGTTCATCCCCGGCCCGTGTCCCTGTGGCACCGTGCTGAGGCGCATGGCCCCGGTGAAGGATCGGGTTAAAGGACGGGTTCCTTTAGCCGGGGGCGGCCTGCTCAGCATGTCCATGCTGGATGATGCTTTGTTTGCGGTAATGGGAGTGCTTGATTTTACTGCTACCATTTCATCTGGCAGCGGTGTTGACCATCTGGCCGTAAAAGCCCGGTTGGCCGGTTGGGCCGGAGAAAAAATAACGGCATCTATTCAAAAAGCGCTGCTATCCATCCCCGTGGTTGCCCAAAATATCAAGCAAGGTTCTTTGACTTTGGCACCCATTGAAGCGGACCGGTCCGGGATGCTCTGGAAACCGTCCAAGCGAATAATCCGGGATTTGCGTTCCCCAAGTAGTGCTTGA
- a CDS encoding Rossmann-like domain-containing protein yields MEIPTIFKNLEPYINDILQEPQLSDATVKITCRALTVQEAIGSPERNDFPLQKGKEKLMQANIDGFAGQAFTDMPGLYEGTLENALTMQATNNFRRAVIIASLNAALRKLGRASNTIHCRDAGPKECSLQAVQLVKQTFGHPKIAVIGLQPAIVEQLAGHFETRVFDLDPDNIGHIKCNVLIEDGDIDPQEIEAWSDIVFATGSTIANGTIDPFIKMKKPVFFYGTTIAGVADLLGLKRFCPTSA; encoded by the coding sequence ATGGAAATACCCACAATATTTAAGAATTTAGAGCCATATATAAACGACATTTTACAAGAACCTCAACTAAGCGACGCTACTGTTAAAATTACTTGCAGAGCACTAACCGTGCAAGAGGCCATAGGTTCACCGGAAAGAAACGATTTCCCCCTGCAAAAGGGCAAGGAAAAGCTTATGCAGGCAAACATTGATGGCTTTGCGGGCCAAGCGTTTACAGATATGCCCGGTCTTTACGAAGGAACTCTGGAAAATGCTCTGACCATGCAAGCCACCAATAATTTTCGCCGTGCGGTTATTATTGCCTCACTGAACGCGGCACTAAGAAAACTTGGCCGCGCCTCCAATACCATTCACTGTAGGGATGCCGGGCCAAAGGAATGCAGTTTACAGGCCGTTCAACTAGTCAAGCAAACCTTTGGACACCCCAAAATTGCTGTGATAGGACTACAGCCCGCCATCGTAGAGCAACTGGCCGGTCACTTTGAAACAAGAGTCTTTGACCTTGATCCCGATAACATAGGCCACATAAAATGCAATGTCCTCATTGAAGACGGTGATATTGACCCTCAGGAAATTGAGGCATGGAGCGACATTGTTTTTGCCACGGGAAGCACCATAGCAAACGGAACCATTGACCCATTTATTAAAATGAAAAAGCCCGTGTTTTTTTATGGAACTACCATCGCCGGAGTCGCCGATCTTCTGGGTCTGAAAAGATTTTGCCCGACGTCTGCATAA
- the trsM gene encoding DVU_1556 family methyltransferase, giving the protein MHSTVSCPLYEGRPIRDVTGDAIRPGGFIITDRALAFCSFAAGARVLDVGCGVGATVEHLICNYHLDAVGVDPSPVLLEQGRRRHPGLPLVEAAGESLPFGDGEMDGVFAECTLSVMKSPDKALAEFYRVLKDAGWLVITDVYARNPAGVDELRKLPLTGCLTGAMSVQTLIQKISARGFEVVLWEDHSRLLGELTARLILAHGSMAMFWGCVSDKSISCEEIQNTVQKARPGYVLVLAKKPGSSKEGNCRHD; this is encoded by the coding sequence GTGCATTCTACTGTATCGTGCCCGCTGTACGAGGGTAGACCGATCCGGGATGTGACTGGAGATGCCATCAGGCCGGGCGGGTTTATAATCACGGACCGGGCACTTGCTTTTTGTTCCTTTGCTGCCGGGGCCAGGGTTTTGGATGTGGGCTGCGGCGTTGGTGCCACGGTGGAGCATTTGATATGCAATTACCATCTGGATGCCGTCGGGGTGGATCCCTCCCCTGTGCTGCTGGAGCAAGGCCGCCGGAGGCATCCCGGCCTGCCGCTTGTGGAGGCGGCCGGAGAAAGTTTACCCTTCGGGGATGGAGAAATGGACGGTGTTTTTGCGGAATGCACTCTTTCCGTGATGAAAAGCCCGGACAAGGCTTTGGCGGAATTCTACCGGGTATTGAAGGACGCCGGGTGGTTGGTGATTACCGATGTTTACGCCCGTAACCCGGCGGGGGTGGATGAGCTGCGTAAACTTCCTTTGACCGGCTGTTTGACCGGTGCTATGTCCGTCCAGACACTGATCCAAAAAATTAGCGCCCGGGGTTTTGAAGTTGTCTTATGGGAAGATCATTCCAGGCTTTTGGGTGAGCTAACCGCCAGGTTAATCCTGGCCCATGGTTCCATGGCCATGTTCTGGGGCTGTGTGTCCGATAAGTCCATTTCCTGTGAGGAGATTCAAAATACAGTTCAAAAAGCCCGGCCGGGGTATGTTTTAGTCCTGGCTAAAAAGCCCGGTAGCAGTAAGGAGGGAAATTGTCGCCATGACTAA
- a CDS encoding DVU_1551 family NTP transferase, whose protein sequence is MSSVAAVVLAAGYSSRMGKFKPLLPLGGTTVMARAVNIFFEADIRQVLVVTGHRATELQPVLEELGLPAVYNPDYRQGMFSSVRAGIAGLPPRSEAFFLLPADNPLVRAQTVKLLLNAWRKNKAGIVYPCFAGKRGHPPLISSKYIGEILSCSADGNLREILARHEVDALDVEVADRGVLLDMDTPEDYRCLLQRAAAIDIPDQMECEVIFRSAGTPPRVIAHGRAVASLASSLGICLNRCGYDLQPALIEAAGLLHDVRKGMPNHAVAGAGLLASMGFPRVAGIVACHMGDGLKTGVRIGEKELVYLADKLLCGEKLVTLEHRFMKSMKRFAAEPEVQQAVRERWQRAESIKKNVEQVLGKQLDTWLKEWDRRVYKVDVDLPGAAR, encoded by the coding sequence ATGAGCAGTGTAGCCGCAGTGGTGCTGGCGGCCGGTTACTCTTCCCGCATGGGTAAATTCAAGCCCCTTTTGCCGCTGGGAGGAACCACTGTCATGGCCAGGGCTGTAAACATATTTTTCGAGGCCGATATACGTCAGGTGCTGGTGGTGACAGGCCACCGGGCGACTGAACTGCAGCCTGTGCTGGAGGAACTGGGCCTGCCGGCTGTTTATAATCCCGATTACCGGCAGGGCATGTTTTCTTCCGTTCGCGCCGGTATAGCCGGTCTTCCACCCCGCTCGGAGGCTTTCTTTCTGCTGCCCGCCGACAATCCACTGGTAAGAGCGCAAACCGTTAAATTATTGCTGAACGCCTGGCGGAAGAACAAGGCGGGCATTGTTTACCCTTGTTTTGCCGGAAAACGGGGCCATCCCCCTTTGATTTCAAGTAAATACATTGGGGAGATCTTAAGCTGTTCGGCGGATGGTAACTTGCGGGAAATCCTTGCCCGGCACGAGGTGGATGCCCTTGATGTGGAGGTGGCCGACCGGGGAGTGCTATTGGATATGGACACGCCGGAGGATTACCGCTGTCTTTTGCAGCGTGCTGCGGCCATTGACATACCCGACCAAATGGAATGTGAGGTTATCTTTCGGTCGGCCGGTACTCCTCCCCGGGTGATCGCTCACGGCAGGGCCGTGGCGTCGTTGGCCTCATCTTTGGGCATATGTCTTAACCGGTGTGGATACGACCTGCAGCCTGCTTTAATTGAGGCGGCAGGCTTATTGCATGACGTGCGTAAAGGAATGCCGAATCATGCTGTAGCCGGTGCGGGTTTGCTGGCGTCCATGGGCTTTCCCCGGGTGGCCGGGATTGTAGCCTGTCACATGGGGGATGGTTTAAAAACCGGTGTCAGGATTGGTGAAAAAGAGCTGGTTTATTTGGCGGACAAGTTATTATGTGGTGAAAAATTAGTTACTCTTGAGCATAGATTTATGAAGTCCATGAAGCGTTTTGCCGCCGAGCCTGAAGTTCAACAAGCGGTGCGGGAGCGCTGGCAGCGGGCGGAATCAATTAAAAAAAATGTTGAGCAGGTGCTGGGAAAGCAATTGGATACGTGGCTAAAAGAATGGGACAGGAGGGTATATAAAGTCGATGTTGATTTACCTGGTGCGGCACGGTGA
- a CDS encoding XdhC family aldehyde oxidoreductase maturation factor: protein MVKIFQDVLRLLEQGESFVLATILANYGSTPRTAGSKMIIRRDGSIIGTIGGGLVEAKVIELAARVMTEGKALVKEFNLNKKITDKMDMICGGHLRVLLDYMSADRVDLLDIYRSLGDAMTARRRAVLISPVPDGEVDAPAGRQCLVVAERQPVGTFSPQPAEMDELLRVAESRYPQVVTLGDRSFLVEQISSYGTVYIFGAGHVSLQVARLAKTVDFSVVVLDDRPEFANRKRFPDADRVVVLPTLAADLADLGVDEDSYVVIVTRGHAHDKTVLARALRSKACYIGMIGSKTKRDAIYNALENEGYDSAELALVHSPIGLAIGAQTPEEIAVSIVGELIKFRAERMS, encoded by the coding sequence ATGGTTAAAATTTTTCAGGATGTTTTACGTTTACTTGAGCAGGGCGAAAGTTTTGTTTTAGCCACAATTCTAGCCAATTACGGTTCTACTCCGCGCACGGCGGGATCTAAAATGATCATCCGCCGGGATGGTTCAATTATCGGTACCATTGGCGGTGGTTTGGTAGAGGCCAAGGTTATCGAACTGGCTGCCCGGGTTATGACAGAGGGAAAAGCCCTGGTTAAAGAGTTTAATCTGAACAAAAAAATCACCGATAAGATGGACATGATCTGCGGCGGTCACCTCAGAGTACTGTTGGATTATATGAGCGCGGACAGGGTAGATTTACTGGACATTTATCGTTCGCTGGGCGATGCTATGACAGCCAGGCGGAGGGCTGTGCTGATCAGCCCCGTTCCCGACGGGGAGGTAGACGCACCCGCCGGAAGGCAGTGCCTGGTGGTTGCGGAAAGACAGCCGGTGGGCACATTTTCCCCACAACCTGCTGAAATGGATGAGCTGCTGCGCGTGGCCGAAAGCCGTTACCCGCAGGTGGTGACATTGGGGGATCGCAGTTTCCTGGTGGAACAAATCAGCAGTTATGGTACTGTCTATATTTTCGGTGCCGGCCATGTGTCACTGCAGGTGGCCCGGCTGGCTAAAACGGTGGATTTCAGCGTAGTAGTGCTTGATGACCGGCCGGAATTTGCCAACCGGAAGCGCTTTCCCGATGCCGACAGGGTGGTGGTATTGCCTACTTTGGCCGCGGATCTTGCCGACTTAGGGGTTGACGAAGATAGTTATGTGGTTATAGTAACCCGGGGCCATGCGCATGATAAAACAGTGCTGGCACGGGCGCTGCGTTCCAAAGCTTGCTATATAGGGATGATTGGCAGCAAAACCAAGCGGGATGCCATATACAATGCACTGGAAAATGAAGGTTACGATAGTGCGGAACTGGCGCTGGTGCACAGCCCCATCGGTTTGGCCATAGGTGCTCAAACACCTGAGGAAATCGCCGTGAGTATAGTGGGTGAATTAATCAAATTCAGAGCGGAGCGTATGTCATGA
- a CDS encoding histidine phosphatase family protein, translating to MLIYLVRHGEIDTGRQKRFIGQIDLPLTSAGVRQAEMLRDRLAGITLAGIYCSDLSRSLLTAQIIAEVHSVSPVADIDLREICLGEWEGRSFADMRQKNPAEFARRGADIAGYIPPGGESFSAFSCRIMTAFNRLVNSVDGDLLLVGHAGVNRVIISQLLGMPLHNIFHICQDYGCLNILYRNNGGYRLKLLNSLEHIDRSLFCK from the coding sequence ATGTTGATTTACCTGGTGCGGCACGGTGAGATTGATACAGGCCGGCAAAAACGTTTCATTGGCCAAATTGACCTCCCGTTGACCAGCGCCGGGGTGCGGCAAGCGGAGATGTTGCGGGACCGGTTGGCGGGCATAACCCTGGCGGGTATATATTGCAGTGATCTTAGCCGTTCACTGCTAACAGCCCAAATAATCGCCGAGGTGCATTCAGTATCACCCGTGGCCGACATTGATTTACGGGAAATTTGCCTGGGTGAGTGGGAGGGGCGCAGTTTTGCAGATATGCGTCAAAAAAATCCTGCTGAATTCGCCAGGCGCGGGGCCGATATAGCAGGATACATTCCTCCCGGCGGTGAAAGTTTCTCCGCTTTTAGCTGCAGGATTATGACTGCCTTTAATCGCTTAGTGAACAGTGTTGACGGAGATCTGCTTTTGGTAGGTCATGCCGGGGTTAACCGGGTTATTATCAGTCAATTACTAGGAATGCCATTACATAACATTTTTCATATTTGTCAGGATTACGGGTGTCTGAATATCCTTTACCGGAACAACGGCGGTTACCGGTTAAAGCTGTTAAACAGCTTGGAACACATTGATCGATCCCTGTTTTGCAAATAA
- a CDS encoding DVU_1557 family redox protein, protein MAGKDTQAEGVFECLKCNMPMESGKVTVSYMGSDFPVELLKCKKCGFVLITEELALGKMLEVEKTLEDK, encoded by the coding sequence GTGGCTGGTAAAGATACGCAGGCGGAAGGTGTTTTTGAGTGTCTTAAATGCAATATGCCGATGGAGTCGGGCAAGGTTACGGTATCCTATATGGGCAGTGATTTTCCGGTGGAATTGTTAAAATGTAAAAAATGCGGGTTTGTCTTAATTACAGAGGAACTGGCCCTGGGTAAGATGCTGGAAGTGGAAAAAACTTTGGAAGACAAATAA